In Dromiciops gliroides isolate mDroGli1 chromosome 4, mDroGli1.pri, whole genome shotgun sequence, one DNA window encodes the following:
- the SYT11 gene encoding synaptotagmin-11 produces MAEITNIRPSFDVSPVVLGLIGATVLVVSVSVTVFVWTCCHQQNEKKHKTPPYKFIHMLKGISIYPETLSNKKKIIPVRRDKGGPGRDSGRGNLLVDAAESGLLSREKSPGVLSTSPCIDQLPIKVDYGDELSPVQSLTPGGSKTASPSSPEEDVMLGSLTFSVDYNFPKKALVVTIQEAHGLPVMDDQTQGSDPYIKMTILPDKRHRVKTRVLRKTLDPVFDETFTFYGIPYSQLQDLVLHFLVLSFDRFSRDDVIGEVMVPLAGVDPSTGKVQLTRDIIKRNIQKCISRGELQVSLSYQPVAQRMTVVVLKARHLPKMDITGLSGNPYVKMNLYYGRKRIAKKKTHVKKCTLNPVFNESFIYDIPTDLLPDISIEFLVIDFDRTTKNEVVGRLILGAHSVTAAGAEHWREVCDSPRKPVAKWHSLSEY; encoded by the exons ATGTATCCCCAGTGGTGTTGGGGCTCATCGGGGCTACCGTGCTGGTGGTGTCTGTGTCTGTGACAGTCTTTGTCTGGACCTGCTGTCACCAACAGAATGAGAAGAAGCACAAGACACCCCCTTACAAGTTTATCCACATGCTCAAGGGCATCAGCATCTACCCTGAGACGCTCAGCAACAAGAAGAAAATCATCCCTGTGAGAAGAGACAAAGGTGGCCCAGGGCGGGACAGTGGACGAGGGAATCTATTGGTGGATGCGGCTGAATCGGGTCTCCTAAGCCGAGAGAAGAGTCCTGGGGTACTGAGCACTAGCCCTTGTATAGACCAGCTCCCCATCAAGGTGGACTATGGGGATGAACTGAGTCCAGTTCAGAGCTTGACCCCCGGGGGAAGCAAAAcagcttccccatcttccccagaAGAAGATGTCATGCTGGGGTCCCTTACCTTCTCAGTGGACTATAATTTCCCTAAAAAAGCCCTGGTAGTGACAATCCAAGAGGCCCATGGGCTGCCAGTGATGGATGACCAGACCCAGGGTTCTGATCCCTACATCAAAATGACCATCCTCCCAGACAAACGGCACCGTGTGAAGACAAGAGTGCTACGCAAGACTCTGGACCCTGTGTTCGATGAGACCTTCACTTTCTATGGCATCCCCTACAGCCAGCTGCAGGATCTCGTGCTGCACTTTCTGGTGCTCAGTTTTGACCGATTCTCCCGGGATGATGTCATTGGCGAGGTCATGGTACCACTGGCTGGAGTGGATCCCAGCACTGGCAAGGTTCAGCTGACCCGGGACATCATCAAGAGAAATATCCAG AAGTGTATTAGCAGAGGGGAGCTGCAAGTATCCCTGTCCTACCAGCCGGTGGCCCAGAGAATGACAGTGGTGGTCCTTAAAGCAAGACACTTGCCAAAGATGGATATCACCGGTCTCTCAGGTA ATCCCTACGTCAAGATGAACCTCTATTATGGCAGGAAGCGCATTGCCAAGAAGAAAACCCACGTGAAAAAGTGCACTTTGAATCCTGTCTTCAATGAGTCCTTCATCTATGATATCCCCACTGACCTGCTGCCTGACATCAGTATTGAGTTCCTCGTCATCGACTTCGACCGCACCACCAAGAACGAGGTGGTGGGGAGGCTGATCTTGGGGGCCCACAGTGTCACGGCTGCTGGTGCAGAACACTGGCGAGAGGTCTGTGACAGCCCCCGCAAACCAGTAGCCAAGTGGCACAGTCTGAGCGAGTACTAA